A window of Alkalicoccobacillus plakortidis contains these coding sequences:
- a CDS encoding glycoside hydrolase family 2 protein, whose amino-acid sequence MTILRTEYPRPQFQRKNWINLNGEWEFDYDDSNLGRTEKWYKDHSFSKRIHVPFSYQSALSGIGDTTFHDLVWYKRTFLLQTERTSRYILHFGAVDYEAWVWINGELAGYHQGGHSSFHFDITHLVKSGSNSLVVQANDSSTALDQPRGKQYWKEQSESIFYTRTTGIWQSVWLEELPETSLSNVYFTPDIDEKQIKIDYQIDSLKEDHQLDIVISFKGTTIIKDTVGLLSQKGSRQYSLTHAATEFENWLWSPEHPNLFDVTLTLRHHNQMIDEVQSYFGMRKISVHNGEVHLNNKPYYMRLVLDQGYFPDGVLTAPSEEDLIQDIKLTKQLGFNGARKHQKVEDPLYYYWADRLGLLVWGEMANSYTFNEVAVERISKEWQEVIARDYNHPCIVAWVPINESLGVPNLLTSSKQRHHSLTMYYLTKSLDQTRLVMSNDGWSTQNRIYARSMTMRPLRND is encoded by the coding sequence ATGACCATTTTACGGACAGAATACCCCCGCCCTCAGTTTCAACGTAAAAATTGGATCAATTTAAACGGTGAGTGGGAATTTGATTATGACGATTCTAATCTAGGAAGGACAGAAAAGTGGTACAAAGACCATTCTTTTTCTAAACGGATTCACGTGCCCTTTTCCTATCAAAGTGCTTTGAGTGGTATTGGTGATACGACCTTTCATGACCTTGTATGGTATAAGCGCACCTTTCTACTTCAGACCGAACGCACTTCGAGATACATTCTTCATTTTGGGGCTGTTGATTATGAAGCGTGGGTTTGGATAAATGGAGAGCTTGCTGGATATCATCAGGGTGGTCATAGCTCCTTCCACTTTGATATTACTCATTTAGTTAAGTCCGGTTCAAACAGCTTGGTTGTGCAGGCTAATGATTCCTCAACTGCCCTCGATCAGCCTCGAGGTAAACAATATTGGAAGGAACAGTCTGAAAGTATTTTTTATACACGTACAACAGGGATATGGCAGTCAGTCTGGTTAGAAGAGCTACCAGAAACGTCTCTGTCAAACGTTTACTTCACACCAGATATCGATGAAAAGCAAATCAAAATCGATTATCAAATTGATTCCTTAAAAGAGGACCATCAGCTTGATATTGTTATTTCGTTTAAAGGAACAACCATTATAAAAGATACTGTTGGCCTCCTAAGTCAAAAAGGCTCGCGACAATATTCGCTCACGCACGCAGCTACTGAATTTGAAAACTGGCTCTGGAGTCCAGAGCACCCGAACCTTTTTGATGTCACCCTTACATTGCGTCATCACAATCAAATGATTGATGAAGTGCAGAGTTATTTTGGAATGAGAAAAATATCTGTTCACAATGGTGAAGTTCATTTAAATAATAAACCGTATTACATGAGACTAGTACTGGATCAGGGATATTTCCCTGATGGAGTATTAACGGCGCCTTCAGAAGAGGATTTAATTCAGGATATTAAGCTCACTAAGCAACTAGGCTTTAATGGTGCAAGAAAGCATCAAAAGGTTGAGGATCCTCTTTATTATTATTGGGCAGATCGTCTTGGTTTACTTGTCTGGGGCGAAATGGCAAACAGCTATACGTTTAATGAAGTAGCTGTAGAAAGGATCTCAAAGGAATGGCAGGAAGTCATCGCTCGTGATTATAACCACCCATGTATTGTGGCTTGGGTACCTATAAATGAGAGCTTGGGGGTGCCAAACCTTTTAACGAGCTCAAAACAAAGGCACCATAGCTTAACCATGTATTATTTAACCAAATCACTTGATCAAACAAGACTGGTTATGTCGAATGATGGCTGGAGCACACAAAATCGGATCTATGCACGATCCATGACTATGAGGCCTCTCAGGAACGATTAG
- a CDS encoding rhamnogalacturonan lyase family protein has translation MFKRQGKGILFGLLVVVLVCANMSGQAIAKKQEKKDLTVTEVTDSSVSLSWKQVKGADSYNVYWADKDTENMEYRLLDNVSETTYTYERSTHIPHYFKIVPVTNGEEGEFSNTVQTDIKKIFDQQLEDLDRGVVAVSTSEGVFLSWRLLKQEVDGHSETGLTGVDFYVYRDGSKIAEVTDSTNYLDEEGTASFEYTIRAVDHGKELDESEPVSPWADGYYDLPLQKPADGVTPAGESYTYHANDMSVGDVDGDGQYEFIVKWDPSNSKDVSQKGYTGNTYIDTYTFEGELLYRIDLGVNVRSGAHYTQFLVYDFDGDGKAEIMFKTAPGTKILTFNGNGEIETEEYITMPEEDLSKGYSHEDDYRMSSEDYYQHIVQMFMEWHEHEEVVDGNWQATLEESFGIDVQYEYPLSKEDAESLADYFMDEYAPSRSGRNDLRDFEGFIVEGPEYLTVFEGETGKELETIHYKPGRSDDGLMWGDYAMARIEPGNRVDRFLAGVAYLDGENPYAVFARGYYTRTTLVSYDWDGQSLNEHWYVDSGWTPMSNPFNDGPHGVDGTDEEFGTITTQGAHSLSVADVDGDGKHEIIYGGATIDHDGSLLYSSFDTMPPGSANPGEEARLGHGDALHVADVNPDRPGLESFMVFEGGQWAPYGYALRDAESGDVLYGGYTGRDTGRGMVGDVNPDKRGLETWAVGLWTADGEKLSDSMPGTNFNIKWSGDLTTQIVNGSIDQTPSIDDWQKGRLLTAEGTRTNNYTKGTPSLVADVFGDFREELLVRTTDSSAIRIYTSTEVTEHKLYTLMHDTQYRTGIAWQNVTYNQPSYPGFYYASDMDWEYVPVPVDQQKDSLTQLEDRLTAFVESGEVDEPLSKTLFKEIDRAKIHAEQGSEKQVVRGMEAFKKELNKEENEPYSSPEAREQLTKWVDDVIEDWSN, from the coding sequence ATGTTCAAAAGGCAGGGGAAAGGAATTCTTTTTGGGTTACTTGTTGTGGTTTTGGTCTGTGCTAACATGTCCGGACAAGCTATTGCTAAAAAACAAGAAAAGAAAGATCTCACTGTAACTGAAGTGACTGATTCAAGTGTGTCATTGTCTTGGAAGCAGGTAAAAGGGGCAGATTCGTATAACGTGTATTGGGCAGATAAAGATACGGAGAATATGGAATATCGACTACTTGATAACGTTTCAGAGACTACCTACACCTACGAACGTTCAACGCATATCCCTCATTATTTTAAGATTGTTCCAGTAACAAATGGAGAAGAAGGTGAATTTTCAAATACTGTTCAAACTGATATTAAAAAAATATTTGACCAACAGCTTGAGGATTTGGACCGTGGAGTGGTCGCTGTCTCAACATCTGAAGGTGTATTTTTAAGCTGGAGGCTGTTAAAGCAGGAAGTAGATGGTCATTCTGAGACAGGCTTAACCGGTGTTGATTTTTATGTTTACCGAGATGGAAGCAAAATTGCAGAAGTGACAGACAGCACAAATTACTTGGACGAAGAAGGAACAGCCAGTTTTGAATATACGATTAGAGCCGTGGATCATGGTAAGGAGCTGGATGAAAGTGAGCCAGTAAGTCCGTGGGCAGACGGTTATTATGATTTGCCGTTGCAAAAACCAGCGGATGGGGTAACTCCAGCTGGCGAGTCCTATACGTACCATGCAAATGATATGAGTGTAGGGGATGTTGATGGCGATGGACAATACGAATTTATCGTTAAATGGGATCCATCAAATTCAAAGGACGTCTCTCAAAAAGGCTACACAGGAAATACGTATATTGACACGTATACGTTTGAAGGAGAGTTACTTTATCGAATTGATTTAGGTGTAAATGTTCGCTCTGGAGCACATTATACTCAATTTTTAGTCTATGACTTTGATGGAGATGGAAAAGCGGAAATCATGTTTAAGACAGCACCTGGAACAAAGATACTAACATTTAATGGTAATGGAGAGATTGAAACCGAAGAGTACATCACGATGCCAGAAGAGGATCTATCTAAAGGCTATAGTCATGAAGATGACTACCGAATGAGTTCAGAGGATTATTATCAGCATATCGTTCAGATGTTTATGGAATGGCATGAACATGAGGAGGTAGTGGATGGTAATTGGCAAGCAACACTTGAAGAGAGTTTTGGTATTGACGTTCAATATGAATATCCACTTTCTAAAGAGGATGCTGAGTCGTTAGCTGATTATTTTATGGACGAGTATGCGCCTTCTCGCAGCGGGCGTAATGACCTACGAGACTTTGAAGGCTTTATTGTTGAAGGACCAGAATATTTAACCGTATTTGAAGGAGAGACAGGCAAGGAGTTAGAAACCATTCATTATAAGCCTGGAAGAAGCGATGATGGATTGATGTGGGGAGATTATGCGATGGCTCGCATTGAGCCTGGAAACCGCGTTGATCGTTTTCTAGCAGGGGTCGCCTACCTAGATGGTGAGAATCCATACGCTGTATTTGCTAGAGGATACTACACAAGAACAACACTTGTTTCATATGATTGGGACGGACAGAGCTTAAATGAACACTGGTACGTAGATAGTGGTTGGACACCAATGTCTAATCCATTTAATGATGGTCCACATGGAGTAGATGGGACTGACGAAGAATTTGGAACAATTACAACACAAGGTGCTCACTCTTTGAGTGTTGCTGATGTTGATGGTGATGGGAAGCACGAAATTATCTACGGTGGAGCTACGATTGACCACGATGGCTCCTTGTTATATAGCTCCTTTGACACAATGCCACCAGGAAGTGCTAACCCTGGAGAAGAAGCAAGACTTGGACACGGGGATGCGCTTCATGTAGCCGATGTGAATCCTGATAGACCAGGTTTGGAGAGCTTTATGGTATTTGAAGGCGGTCAATGGGCGCCTTATGGATATGCCTTACGTGATGCTGAATCTGGAGATGTGTTATATGGCGGGTATACGGGTCGAGATACTGGTCGCGGTATGGTTGGTGATGTGAATCCAGACAAGCGAGGCCTTGAAACATGGGCTGTAGGACTATGGACAGCTGACGGAGAGAAACTCAGTGACAGCATGCCGGGTACAAATTTTAATATTAAATGGTCTGGAGATTTAACCACACAAATAGTGAATGGTTCCATTGATCAAACGCCTTCCATTGATGATTGGCAGAAAGGACGATTACTTACGGCAGAAGGCACTAGAACCAACAATTACACAAAAGGTACACCTTCACTCGTTGCAGATGTGTTTGGGGATTTTAGAGAAGAGTTGCTAGTTAGAACAACAGATAGCTCAGCCATACGTATCTACACAAGTACAGAGGTCACGGAGCATAAGCTTTACACATTGATGCATGATACTCAATATCGAACAGGCATCGCATGGCAAAATGTAACCTACAACCAACCATCCTATCCGGGCTTTTATTATGCATCTGATATGGATTGGGAGTATGTACCTGTTCCAGTTGATCAACAGAAAGATTCATTAACTCAACTAGAAGATCGTTTAACCGCTTTTGTTGAATCTGGTGAAGTAGATGAACCACTTTCAAAGACATTGTTTAAAGAGATTGATCGTGCAAAAATTCATGCTGAGCAAGGTTCAGAGAAACAAGTAGTGAGAGGTATGGAGGCCTTTAAAAAGGAACTAAATAAAGAAGAAAATGAACCATATTCATCTCCTGAGGCTAGAGAACAACTAACAAAATGGGTAGACGATGTAATCGAAGACTGGTCAAATTAG
- a CDS encoding PRC-barrel domain-containing protein, whose translation MFVQAKTLESFSMNATDGELGSIADLYFESNTFTLRYFVGDTRTWFFGGKVLISPEAVTSLDLEKDLININETKEQIKNSPKPSEHEPVSRQYETELRDHYGWTHYWGAPIGGAGAGMGTPGAYPAAPGLMMPPPGRDRALNKTDYEQDALSHHSENNLLQSITDLRGYKIHAKNGEVGKALDFILNEKNWTINYIIVDVGGVFTREPIPLAAEWITDISWQDKTITVNVEKELIESAPDYELHEAFTREHETQLYAHYARKGYWENQA comes from the coding sequence ATGTTTGTTCAAGCAAAAACGCTAGAAAGCTTTTCAATGAATGCAACGGATGGCGAGCTTGGTTCAATTGCAGATCTCTACTTTGAATCAAATACATTTACATTGCGCTATTTTGTAGGAGATACACGTACTTGGTTTTTTGGTGGTAAGGTATTAATTAGTCCGGAAGCAGTTACATCCTTAGATCTTGAAAAAGATTTAATTAATATTAATGAAACAAAAGAACAAATAAAAAATAGTCCTAAACCTTCCGAACATGAACCCGTTTCACGTCAATATGAAACCGAGCTACGCGATCACTATGGCTGGACGCATTATTGGGGAGCTCCAATTGGTGGAGCTGGCGCTGGAATGGGAACACCGGGCGCGTATCCAGCAGCACCTGGTTTAATGATGCCTCCTCCAGGACGAGATCGAGCACTCAACAAAACTGATTACGAACAGGACGCTCTAAGTCACCACAGTGAAAACAATCTTTTGCAGAGTATTACTGATTTGCGTGGTTATAAAATACATGCCAAAAATGGTGAAGTCGGCAAAGCATTAGACTTTATCCTAAACGAAAAAAACTGGACGATTAATTACATTATTGTAGATGTAGGTGGCGTTTTCACAAGAGAGCCTATTCCCCTTGCCGCAGAGTGGATCACAGATATATCATGGCAAGATAAAACGATTACGGTTAACGTGGAAAAGGAATTGATTGAAAGTGCTCCTGACTATGAGCTTCATGAAGCTTTTACTCGTGAACATGAAACTCAGCTCTATGCTCATTATGCACGTAAAGGATATTGGGAAAATCAAGCGTAA
- a CDS encoding Na+/H+ antiporter subunit G encodes MSVSGIGEIIAAILILLGTLMNVISAYGLIRLPDVYTRSHAGTKSATLGVLCTLIGTFVYFWTVNNFVSVRLILGIIFVFLTAPVAGHLISRAAYHSGVPMTETSVQDQLKEDMEKSKTKESSKSE; translated from the coding sequence TTGAGCGTAAGCGGGATAGGTGAAATCATAGCAGCAATTTTAATTCTTCTTGGAACTTTAATGAATGTTATTAGTGCCTATGGATTAATACGTTTGCCAGATGTATACACTCGATCTCATGCTGGGACTAAAAGTGCAACATTAGGTGTACTGTGCACTCTAATTGGGACGTTTGTTTATTTTTGGACAGTGAATAATTTTGTCAGTGTACGATTGATTCTGGGAATTATATTTGTTTTCTTAACAGCACCTGTAGCCGGGCATCTTATTAGTCGAGCCGCTTATCATTCTGGTGTGCCTATGACAGAAACAAGTGTTCAGGATCAGTTAAAAGAGGATATGGAAAAAAGCAAAACGAAAGAATCTTCGAAAAGTGAATAA
- a CDS encoding Na(+)/H(+) antiporter subunit F1 — protein sequence MLEIIGYIALIFLSISIMIGLYRVIKGPSMPDRVIALDTIGINLISAVAVISITLDTGAFLEVILLLGILSFITTVAFSKFLERGVVIERKRDR from the coding sequence ATGTTAGAGATTATTGGTTATATAGCACTGATTTTCTTATCGATTTCAATTATGATTGGACTTTATCGAGTTATAAAAGGACCATCCATGCCAGATCGAGTGATTGCACTTGATACAATAGGGATTAACTTAATATCTGCTGTTGCTGTCATATCAATTACTCTGGATACCGGAGCTTTTCTTGAAGTTATCTTATTGCTAGGTATTCTTTCTTTTATTACAACAGTGGCCTTTTCTAAATTTTTGGAAAGGGGTGTAGTCATTGAGCGTAAGCGGGATAGGTGA
- a CDS encoding Na+/H+ antiporter subunit E: MPIQLLLNILIALLWVFLQDEDEFKFTTFIAGFIVGLSLIFIMRRFFPTPFYLKKVISIFHLLYLFVKELILSSILMIRQILRPKLNLTPGIFSFETELEGDMEITFLALLLTLTPGSVVLEIAEGTNVFYIHAMDIPESMDTVLKAKGTFERAIMEVTR, encoded by the coding sequence TTGCCTATACAGTTATTATTAAATATACTTATCGCTTTATTGTGGGTGTTTTTACAAGATGAAGATGAATTTAAGTTTACAACCTTTATTGCGGGTTTTATAGTGGGCCTTAGTTTAATTTTCATTATGCGACGCTTTTTCCCTACTCCATTTTATTTGAAGAAAGTGATTTCTATTTTTCATCTATTGTATTTGTTTGTTAAAGAATTGATTTTATCAAGCATCCTAATGATAAGGCAAATTCTGCGTCCGAAATTAAACCTTACACCTGGAATATTTAGTTTTGAAACGGAACTGGAAGGTGATATGGAAATTACTTTTTTAGCTCTTCTACTTACTCTTACTCCGGGGTCTGTAGTACTTGAAATTGCAGAAGGTACGAATGTTTTTTATATTCACGCAATGGATATACCAGAATCTATGGACACGGTACTTAAAGCTAAAGGGACTTTTGAAAGAGCAATCATGGAGGTGACACGATAA
- a CDS encoding Na+/H+ antiporter subunit D, giving the protein MNNLVIFPMLIPVVAGLIMIVFRRQITFQKVLSILSVLGIAGVTAVLINQVANNGIQTIHLGGWEPPFGIVFVGDMFALILVFTTALVSIACLFYAFSSIGSKREKYYFYAFVQFLVAGVIGSFLTGDLFNLFVCFEVMLLASYVLISLGGEKVQLRESLKYVLINVLSSMLFLISAGFLYGAVGTLNMAQIAERVAAVEQGGILTTIAILFLIVFGLKSALFLFFWLPGSYGAPPTAVAALFGALLTKVGIYALFRTFTLMFPHEPAITHTLLGIMAGATMILGGIGAIAYQDIKRIVSYNVIVAVGFIIAGLAIFSTPSIEGAIYYLIHDMVAKALLFLLAGTVIWLTSNAWLKNIGGLIRHFPVLGWTFFLVVLALAGIPPLSGFIGKVLVTQGAISEGSYVLAAIALGSSILVLYSLLKIFKNSFWGEAVMGKEEMMPLKKGMLLPCVFLAFLSLALGLGVEGISGYVTLAAEALMDPSIYIDAVLYNQ; this is encoded by the coding sequence ATGAATAATCTTGTCATATTCCCAATGCTTATTCCAGTAGTTGCGGGTCTTATCATGATTGTCTTTAGGCGTCAGATTACATTTCAAAAGGTATTGAGTATCCTCTCCGTTTTAGGAATCGCAGGAGTGACAGCGGTTCTTATTAATCAGGTTGCGAATAATGGGATTCAAACGATTCATCTTGGGGGTTGGGAGCCACCATTTGGTATTGTATTTGTAGGTGATATGTTTGCACTTATCCTTGTATTTACAACAGCTCTTGTCTCAATTGCTTGTCTCTTTTATGCCTTTTCTTCAATAGGAAGCAAACGGGAAAAGTATTATTTCTATGCATTTGTCCAATTTTTAGTGGCGGGTGTTATTGGTTCTTTTCTAACAGGAGATTTATTTAACTTATTTGTGTGCTTTGAGGTTATGTTATTAGCATCCTATGTGTTAATTTCACTTGGTGGAGAGAAGGTTCAGTTACGTGAATCTCTTAAATACGTGCTCATCAATGTACTCTCTTCCATGTTGTTCTTGATTTCTGCAGGATTCCTATATGGTGCGGTAGGAACGCTAAATATGGCTCAAATAGCTGAACGAGTTGCTGCTGTAGAGCAAGGTGGCATTCTAACAACCATTGCGATTCTATTCTTAATTGTATTTGGGTTAAAATCAGCTCTATTCTTATTCTTCTGGCTTCCAGGTTCTTATGGGGCACCGCCAACCGCTGTTGCGGCACTGTTTGGTGCATTGTTAACAAAGGTAGGGATTTACGCGTTATTTAGAACATTTACCTTAATGTTTCCGCATGAACCTGCCATTACCCACACATTACTCGGTATTATGGCCGGAGCGACAATGATACTTGGTGGAATAGGTGCGATTGCTTATCAGGATATCAAACGTATCGTATCGTATAATGTGATTGTAGCTGTTGGGTTTATTATTGCGGGACTAGCAATCTTTTCAACACCTTCGATTGAAGGAGCAATCTATTATCTAATTCATGATATGGTTGCAAAAGCATTGTTATTCTTATTAGCAGGAACAGTCATTTGGCTAACGAGTAATGCTTGGTTGAAAAATATTGGTGGATTAATTAGACATTTTCCTGTACTAGGATGGACGTTCTTTCTTGTGGTGCTTGCATTAGCGGGTATTCCACCGCTAAGTGGTTTTATTGGAAAAGTACTGGTGACTCAAGGTGCGATTTCAGAAGGTTCATATGTTTTGGCTGCTATCGCACTAGGATCAAGTATTCTTGTCCTTTATTCTCTTCTTAAGATCTTTAAGAATTCTTTCTGGGGAGAAGCAGTAATGGGAAAAGAAGAAATGATGCCATTAAAGAAAGGTATGTTGCTACCTTGTGTATTTCTTGCATTTCTAAGCCTTGCGCTTGGACTAGGCGTTGAAGGAATTTCAGGATACGTAACACTGGCTGCTGAGGCACTCATGGATCCTTCTATCTATATTGATGCCGTACTTTACAACCAGTAA
- a CDS encoding Na(+)/H(+) antiporter subunit C, giving the protein METLMALLVGLLFTVGTYMVLSKNIVRIILGTAIFSHGSHLLLITMGGLKGGSAPLLDQGNDAFVDSLPQALILTAIVINFGVTAFFLVLAYRGYTELGTDDMNQLRGNKDE; this is encoded by the coding sequence ATGGAGACACTTATGGCGTTATTGGTTGGTTTGTTATTCACCGTTGGAACATATATGGTGCTATCAAAAAACATTGTACGTATTATCCTTGGAACAGCGATATTCTCACATGGATCACATCTATTGCTAATTACAATGGGGGGCCTAAAAGGTGGGTCAGCACCGCTATTAGATCAAGGGAATGATGCTTTTGTCGATTCCCTTCCACAGGCGTTAATTTTAACAGCGATTGTTATTAATTTTGGGGTGACAGCGTTTTTCCTTGTATTGGCTTATAGAGGTTATACAGAACTTGGAACAGACGATATGAACCAGCTAAGGGGGAATAAAGATGAATAA
- a CDS encoding Na(+)/H(+) antiporter subunit B — translation MKVNDVILQTVSKVATFIILTFGVYLFLAGHHEPGGGFIGGLVLASALVLLYLAFDIETVQKGIPINYRLMASIGVLISVCAGISALFYGASYLNQEFAYFDLPIFGETELTTVTIFEIGVSLAVIGTALTIILSISEDVN, via the coding sequence GTGAAAGTAAATGATGTTATTCTGCAAACTGTTAGTAAAGTAGCCACGTTTATCATTCTGACCTTTGGTGTGTATCTCTTTTTAGCTGGACACCATGAGCCGGGAGGAGGATTTATAGGTGGTTTGGTGCTTGCCTCCGCCTTGGTTCTGCTTTATCTTGCATTTGATATTGAAACCGTACAAAAAGGGATCCCGATAAATTACAGATTAATGGCTAGTATTGGTGTGTTAATCTCTGTATGTGCTGGAATTAGTGCGTTATTCTACGGTGCCTCCTATCTAAATCAAGAGTTTGCTTATTTTGATCTCCCGATATTTGGAGAGACAGAGCTGACAACAGTGACGATTTTTGAAATTGGAGTTTCGTTAGCTGTTATCGGCACGGCATTAACAATTATTCTAAGCATAAGTGAGGATGTTAATTAA
- a CDS encoding universal stress protein, which yields MKINKGRMDESILVCVYYGPNGERLIKRGAKIASMLDCPLYILTIDALPYDELDAEKSDYIDRWKQLAEENNVEEFMIRDNEKRPAVKVIAEVARDKHITQIIIGQTAKSRWEEITKGSFMNVLLREIPFVDFHVVSVDRALKGEEGHYEKGCRAYLTKDKEGAYRLSFSHPKDALFEGIFFKEQGTDFNNGVFKFINNNQMMQVHVTDDSVTEPEVVESCTEKFKEELINK from the coding sequence ATGAAGATAAACAAAGGAAGAATGGATGAAAGCATTCTTGTTTGTGTATATTATGGACCAAACGGTGAGCGTTTAATTAAACGCGGCGCTAAAATTGCTAGTATGCTTGATTGTCCACTCTATATCTTAACAATTGATGCTTTACCATATGATGAGCTTGATGCAGAGAAATCTGACTATATTGATCGTTGGAAGCAATTAGCAGAAGAAAATAACGTTGAGGAATTTATGATTCGCGACAACGAAAAACGTCCAGCAGTGAAAGTTATTGCCGAAGTTGCTCGTGATAAACACATCACTCAAATTATTATCGGTCAAACAGCTAAGAGTCGTTGGGAAGAAATCACAAAAGGGTCATTCATGAATGTATTACTTCGTGAGATTCCATTCGTAGATTTTCATGTTGTATCAGTAGACCGTGCATTAAAAGGTGAAGAAGGACATTACGAAAAAGGATGTCGTGCTTATCTTACTAAGGATAAGGAAGGTGCTTATCGCTTAAGCTTTTCTCACCCTAAAGATGCATTATTTGAAGGAATCTTCTTTAAAGAGCAAGGAACTGACTTTAACAATGGTGTATTTAAATTCATTAATAACAATCAAATGATGCAAGTACATGTAACGGATGATAGTGTCACAGAACCAGAAGTTGTAGAGTCCTGTACAGAGAAGTTTAAAGAAGAATTAATTAATAAGTAA
- a CDS encoding nitroreductase family protein has product MSKDFYQAIEDRRSYYAVSKEQVVSDERIVEVVEHAVKHVPSAFNSQSTRVIVLLGAQHDKFWNLTTETLRKVVPEENFAATQEKMDLFGNAYGTVLFFEDEEVVKGLQEQFALYADNFPVWSEQTSGMHQFAVWTGLEIEGFGATLQHYNPLVDDEVKKEWNVPSTWKLRAQMPFGKPAAPVGEKEFSSLKERVKVYK; this is encoded by the coding sequence ATGAGTAAAGATTTCTATCAAGCAATTGAAGATCGTCGTTCGTATTACGCTGTAAGTAAAGAACAAGTTGTTTCAGATGAGCGAATTGTTGAGGTTGTTGAACATGCAGTAAAGCACGTTCCTTCTGCATTTAATTCTCAATCAACTCGTGTCATTGTTCTTTTGGGAGCACAGCACGATAAATTTTGGAACCTAACAACAGAAACACTTCGTAAAGTTGTTCCAGAAGAAAATTTTGCAGCTACCCAAGAGAAAATGGACTTATTTGGAAATGCATATGGTACAGTACTGTTTTTTGAAGACGAAGAAGTAGTAAAAGGACTTCAAGAACAATTTGCACTTTATGCAGATAATTTCCCTGTTTGGTCAGAGCAAACGTCAGGTATGCACCAGTTTGCGGTATGGACTGGTCTTGAGATTGAAGGATTTGGCGCAACTCTACAGCATTACAATCCACTAGTTGATGATGAAGTGAAAAAAGAGTGGAATGTACCATCTACATGGAAGCTAAGAGCACAGATGCCATTTGGTAAACCTGCTGCACCAGTTGGAGAAAAAGAATTTAGTTCACTAAAAGAGCGTGTGAAAGTATATAAGTAA
- a CDS encoding VOC family protein, which translates to MTIHSDTKLGHVRLRIANLEKSIHFYKEIIGFPVVQQHGSEAHLSVEEGEPLIILEEIPNAKRLPERSAAGLYHVAILLPDRASLASILYHFADKQVRIGQADHLVSEALYLSDPDGNGLEIYRDRDRSDWNVDSSGDYVMASDPINIENLLTEADEHSWSGLPKGTIIGHVHMHVADLEETEAFYRDVIGFETVGNYRAMQAKFMAAGRYHHHLGFNIWAGKDVPPTPATAVGMTYYTIKLVNEQEQNDLIERLKQANHNYRQEGNTLWVIDPAGMTIRFV; encoded by the coding sequence ATGACGATTCATTCGGATACAAAGCTAGGCCATGTAAGGCTAAGAATAGCAAACCTAGAGAAATCGATTCACTTTTATAAAGAAATAATTGGTTTTCCTGTTGTTCAACAACATGGGTCCGAGGCACATCTAAGTGTAGAGGAGGGTGAGCCACTTATCATTCTTGAAGAAATTCCAAATGCTAAAAGATTGCCAGAACGATCGGCTGCAGGGCTGTATCATGTAGCGATCTTACTTCCAGATCGAGCTTCTCTTGCTAGTATTCTTTATCACTTTGCAGATAAACAAGTGCGGATAGGTCAAGCAGACCATTTAGTAAGTGAGGCATTGTATTTATCGGATCCTGACGGAAATGGACTTGAAATCTATCGAGATAGAGATCGATCTGATTGGAATGTGGATTCGAGTGGTGATTATGTTATGGCATCTGATCCAATTAATATTGAGAACTTACTTACAGAGGCCGATGAGCATTCTTGGTCTGGTCTGCCTAAGGGAACGATTATAGGGCACGTCCATATGCACGTAGCGGACTTAGAGGAAACGGAAGCCTTTTATAGAGACGTAATTGGCTTTGAAACTGTAGGAAATTATCGCGCTATGCAGGCGAAGTTTATGGCAGCAGGGCGCTATCATCACCATTTAGGCTTTAACATTTGGGCTGGCAAGGATGTTCCGCCAACTCCAGCTACTGCGGTTGGAATGACTTATTATACGATTAAGCTTGTGAATGAACAGGAACAAAATGACTTAATAGAACGTCTAAAACAAGCAAACCATAACTACAGACAAGAAGGTAATACTCTTTGGGTCATAGATCCAGCAGGCATGACGATCCGTTTTGTGTAA